The Ziziphus jujuba cultivar Dongzao chromosome 3, ASM3175591v1 region TTGTTCTTCTTTTTGCTGTCtggtttatcttattttattttattttttcaattaagggTTTGAATTTGATCGTGTTTTTGGGGATTGTTTGCTTGCGATCTTTGTTTAAAGGTGTAGATTGCTATGGGTTTCGTTTGGCCTTCTGTCTCGTTCAATTGGGTTTTCATCGGGATGGTTATTcctttttttagggtttttgattAATTCATTTCGGTTTTTAATCTGGATGTTTCTTATTGGGGTCggtttaatgttttttttttttttcggaagGGTTTATTGCTATGTGGTATTTTGGAGGTGGGTTTTTGGTTTAGTGAATTATAAATGTTGGGCTTGTTTGGTTCCCGATAAAATCGagtaaaaaagatttaaaacatGCATCTCTAGTGTTCGACTGATGTAAAATTAGCCAATTAGTTGTTTTAAGATCGATTCAGTGGGGTCTTTACTTTCTCAGGCCGTAATTCATTgacaaattgaataaaaaatttcattgtttttgttattttacttCGACTATGAGCAACCAAACAGagagtttttcattttttattttgttcatttcttTTGTGTTATATAATGTTATTTTCATCTAAACTGAGGTTTACGAACTGATAGTAGCGTTTTACTGATTGCGATTTCTTCTTATCTAGTGTGCAGAGTGGGAAGGAGTGTTGGGAAAGGAGTTTTGGAGTAATAAATGGCCGGGATTGCTGGTGAGGAGTCTGGAGCGGGAAGGTCTATGGAAGGGATTTCAGGTGGCCAGCGTTGCCAATCTGGGGAAGCATTGGCAGAATGGCGTTCTTCTGAGCAGGTGGAAAATGGGACTCCATCTACTTCACCTCCCTACTGGGAcactgatgatgatgatgatggtggtatgggttattttcttttgtatatTTGCATTATACTATTTGCTATTAATGTATTTGAGCTCCTTTGATTCGATAAAGTGCCAGGCTTGGGGGCAATCCTGTTGTCACAGAACTGTGAAAACTGTTAGGATGGAAGGATGTACTGAAGTAAAAACTTATTATGAATACTGTATGGTATAATAAAAGAGGATCCTTTTGCTACACATAAGTCCGATTGCTTTTTGCATATGCTGCCTGTCAGGTTTGATAGAAAACAGGATGATTAGGTTGGTTTATGTGTTGAAGATAAATCTTCCAGTGATTCATGGTCAGGAATAaacattattttactatttcagTGCAAGATGATACTTTTTTTAATAGACATTCGTTTCTAGGGCCAAAAACATAAAGTTGAACTTGTTTTGTTACTGTCTGGCGAAGGCATTGCGGGGAGTGCTTATGGTTCATAACCATAGTTGATCTGGCATCGTTTTCTCCTCTGTGTGCGTTTATTGCTTTGCTCAATTCTATGAGAATAAAGTAGGGAAGAAAAGCAAACTATTGAGTGGCTTcaactttttttctatttcaaacAAAATTGATTCCTTGTTTTTCCTGTACAAGCACCTGAATTATgaatgtttgtatatatatatatggttagttGAACCATGGAAAAGAAATCTGAATCTCCAATGTTGAATTGAAAAAACAGTTAGTCATTGGAATAAGTTCTACATCATCTTTATAATTAACTTCTTTAAACAATCTCTTTGGGTTTGAATATTTACATTTGGGCTAAGTAGAAATctggtttttaaagtttgaCTATTCCTTGGTTACTAATTACAGTTACCTCTTATGTAACCAATACCTGCTGGACTTATTCTTCTTTATAATTTGCCCAATATTTTCTTGTGGTTAATGTTATAAgagtattttatttctttcataggGCCTAAGCCATCTGACTTGTATGGAAAATATACATGGAAGATAGAGAAATTTTCTCAGATTAACAAGAGAGAACTTCGTAGTAATGCATTTGAGGTTGGGGGATACAAATGGTAAGCGGTTCCAGATCTGACTtcctttttgaaattattttatatttctttgttcaTGTTGGTAGAATAATTTGATAGTGCTGAGTCCTTATCTTgacatatttttcaaactatGTTCTTTGTAAACTGTGTATGCAGttgtaatagtaataatatctATATGTTAACTTGTAGGTATATGTTTTTGCACACTTGTTTACTTTAGTAATCATCCATCAGTTTTAGCGAATTCACactcaaaattttgaatctacgaaattaatttcaaatctgAGTTTGATTCTAATATCTAAAGTTATAATTCTTGTGAAGAGGGAGAATCAGGTGATAGCTTCCATGTTGAGTAACTTATCTcttgataatttatatatctGCCCAGTTACATTTCGTTTGACATATCATTCAGTTTATAAGTTACATAATAATCACATGATAACTTCCACGTTTTTCTATGTCAATGTTTCTTTTGTACCAGTGCTTAAGCCTgaatttacatattttaatgCTCCCTTAATGCTTCCTTACTCTCTGTAATTAGCATGCAACTTGGGTAATGGACAATGATAATTGTACTGGTTTCCTTGCTGCATACTTATGATCTGTATATAGTCATGTACAAGTGGCTTGgaaattgtaatttaaaataaagaattgttataatattttgttttcaccTAGCAATTTGCATGAATTGCAGGTACATCTTAATCTATCCCCAAGGTTGTGATGTTTGCAATCATCTCTCATTGTTTCTCTGTGTTGCAAATCATGACAAACTACTTCCAGGTTTGATATGTTTAATGTGTTGGTGTTGCTTGGATTGATACCAATTACTGGTCCCTTTGTTCTGtgtaatcattttttctttttttgggtgataaaCAGGTTGGAGTCATTTTGCACAGTTTACGATTGCTGTGGTGAATAAAgatccaaaaaaatcaaaatattctgGTTTGTCTATCATTGATTAGTTTGTTTTTTGGTGCTTCTGATATATCAGATGATCAAGATTGTCAATGCAAACTTTTCAGATACACTGCATCGGTTCTGGAAGAAAGAGCATGACTGGGGATGGAAAAAATTTATGGAGCTGTCTAAAGTGTTAGATGGGTTTATTGATGCTGACACTCTTATAATAAAGGCGCAAGTTCAAGTCATCAGGTGATCTATGAATTTAATCCTCAAATCTTTTGCTTTAGCCTATCTTTAGTTTCAATTGTCTGagaaatattcattttgatgaGAGTTTTCTTATTTACCTGAATTACTTCTGCTTTTGTAGGGAGAAAGCAGATCGACCTTTTCGTTGCCTTGATTGCCAATATAGGAGAGAACTTGTTAGAGTATATCTAACGAATGTAGAGCAAATCTGCCGTCGTTTTGTGGAGGAGAGAAGAAGCAAACTTGGAAAGTTGATAGAAGATAAAGCTAGGTGGTCGAGGTATTGTGTAATTACCTTCTGAATGTCTCTTATTTGGAAGATTCAGTATACTTGTTGGTATTAGTTACTTAAAGCCTTTTGGCCATTTACTGTTGAacaattttttggtttaaaattaCAAATGGTTCTCTAGGGGTTcggtaaaatatttttggaagacataATTTTTAAAGGACTTTGTCTTTTagattgttttcttgtttttttacaattatgtatttattattttggtttatttgCTGCACTTTTTAACGTATAGATTTAAACTCTCTGTCAACATGTATAAGTGTTCCTGTGCTACATATATGGTTTGCGTTTATTCCTTGATATATTCTCTAATAGCAACTGTCTGTTTGCATTGGTGTTGCAGTTTCTGTGCTTTCTGGTTGGGAATTGACCAAAATTCTAGACGCCGTATGTCTAGGGAGAAGACAGATTCAATTCTGAAAGTTGTAGTTAAACACTTCTTTATTGAGAAAGAAGTCACATCTACTTTGGTAATGGATTCATTGTACAGTGGACTGAAGGCTCTTGAAGGCCAGAATAAGAGCAAGAAAGGCAGGGTGAAATTGTTGGATGCTGCTGAAGAAATGCCAGCACCTATTGTTCGTGTGGAGAAGGATACGTTTGTATTGGTGGATGATGTATTACTGCTACTTGAGAGGGCTGCCATGGAACCATTACCTCCCAAAGATGAGAAGGGTCCTCAGAATCGCACCAAGGTATGTTGAAATTTCAAACGTTTTGTTTGATTATGGGAATTTATTATAGCTGGTAGTTAGCATGAGTTATGAGTATGGTTTGAGTTGTTGGGTTGGTGCTTTTATTGTTGATTATCCAATGAAGTGAggtctttcttctttttgtggTTTATGATCGTTTGAAAAAATTCTTTGCTATTTGAATATGGTTCACGTGATATCGCACTCATATAAATTTTGGTTTGTGTACAAATTTATGTTCACATTTGTTTATGTAGGTTTCATTTCATCTAAATGCTGTTTGTCCTTCTTTGCTTGGCATCAGCCTTGAGCCCAAATGCCATTGGTGTGTCCCTCAATGTAATTGGAAACTAGTATAGGACATGTGAGGCAGACTATAATGACTAATTTTATGCAATCTAGGCTTGGAATTCATGAAGTAACTATTCGTCTATCGAGTTTATGTGCCTATAAGGAGAGACTTAAGAATATATGTTTGATGATTTTTAACCATAATCATTGGTGGCACTATAACATCGTAGTATATGCAGGAAGGAAACTCAGGAGAGGACTTTAATAAAGATTCCATAGAACGTGATGAAAGGCGCCTTACTGAATTGGGTCGTAGGACTGTAGAAATATTTGTCCTTGCTCATATTTTCAGGTAATATGTTCAATAAAAATTCGTTTGCTTCTAATAACTTAAATATTTTCCCTTGCTTGTGACTTTGTCACCATTAACTAATGCTATCATGGCATGTCTACTGCTATTAGTCTTTGGTTATCTCCTTAACtagatcatttatattttttttggcctttctgTCTGTTTGATATCTTCCCTACCTCATTGGAAGTGGAATATACTGAAATAtagatgcatttttttttttttttttggtggaaataATCCTTTTGCATGTATGTAAGCTGGTACTTATAGGATtcataatgattttaaattggGAGGTCTAATGCTAGTTAGGATGAAGGATTGTAAGATCTCTTCATATGGGTTTGGTAGGAATGCTCAGATGTATTGCACCATGAATGAGCAACAAAATACAGCTTGTTGTATTTGTTAATTTACAAACTACCGTCTTGGAGAGAAATATTATTATCAACAAACTTATCATCGCCTGTGTAATGAAAATGGCTTTCTTGGGGTGCAAGTGTAGTATTTTAAGGATGcaaaatatcttcttcttcttcttcttcttcttctccttctctctctctctttttgccCCCTCCCTGATTGGATTTTAGTATCAATCTTATGGCAATAGCAGTCAGATAGCTATCTTCAACTGTTATTTAATCATAGAATTTCAGTGTCGCATTATTCTGTTTAAACTGTTTACTGGTTATACTTTTGCTTTTGTACTTTTAGATGGtctaattattgttattttcatgCAGCAACAAAATTGAAGTTGCCTATCAAGAGGCTGTTGCATTGAAAAGGCAAGAAGAACTCATCCGTGAAGAAGAGGCGGCGTGGCAGGCCGAAACTGAGCAGAAGGCAAAACGTGGAGCAactgaaaaggaaaagaagtcaAAGAAAAAGCAGGTGTagcctctttttttcttctcaatattTTTTTCGTCAAGGTAGTTTTGATTAAAATGGATCAACGGGGAGGCAACAGTTGTttgttttactctttttttttttttttttttttttgtgggaaaTTTAAATCTCTAGGtagtttggaaaattttgttgaTCTAAATTGACATCTTGATCCATAAGAGTAGTTGGGCTTGCTCAAAATATAACTTACTTTTATGTGGAAGTGACAAAATGATCTAAAATGTGTTGtataaagaagaaataaatgcaaatatgaatatattaatgTAGGAACACTGACAGTCAAATATCCAACATTGTAAACTTTTCTGATTCTGCTCATAATGATATTCTTTAGTGAAGCACTGGAATTCTGATGTGTGGCTGCTGAAAAACCAGCAGTGATCTTGAGAAAACTAGTTGCAGTGACAAGCAAGCCAAATGTTGGGTCTATGTAGCTTATATGTCCGCACTCAGTTTTACTCAAGTGGGGCTTAGTTATCTATACTGTAATGATTTCATGATTAGCCTTTTATTTGGAACTTTCCAACTAATATAAGTATAGGTCTGGTTCCTTATTGAAATAGTTCCAATCAAAGATGGtaaatttgttgatttttatatcATACTTTTGAATGCCTTATtagtttttccaaaaaatgttAATTCTTACCTTTTTTCCCCTTTGATCCTTATGTGACATTTCttgcttttatttttgcagGCTAAACAGAAACGCAATAACCGGAAAGGGAAGGAGAAAGGTAGGGAGGAAAGGCCAGTTGTAGCAGTACAGGACAAACTTCTGGAAGAAGACCCTGGTAGTGATATAAAGGATTCCACGATAGAGGAAGTTGAACCTGTGCTTGAGAAGTCTGGTATGCTTGAAGATGTATCTGATGTGTCTGATTCAGTGGATGGTGTTGCTGAAGTACTGCAGCCTGATTCAGAAGACAGAGATGCTAGCCCAATCAATTGGGACACTGACACTTCAGAAGTTCATCCTCCCACTGAAGCCAGCAGTGGAATAAGCGGCCCTTCATCTGTACTGAATGGAGTGTCTGACAAAAAGAGCACGTCTGTGATGGATGATAGTTCCTCAACATGTTCTACTGACTCGGTCCCGTCAGTGGTAATGAATGGACCATATAAGGGGAATTCATTACCTAACTTCAAAAACCAAAAGCCAGCCAGCAGGTAAAATATATAGCCAATATTTCTTTACTGAAACTGGACAAAaataaggtttctaatcaattTGCCACTTCAAATTTGTAGAGGAAAGAATCAACGAGGAAAGGCAACACCAGATGGGAATAGTTGGCCAACTGAGATGGATAATCAGCCATCTGTACCTACTGTGGAGGCGGCGGGTGTTGATGTTACCGGAAGTGGTAAATCTGGTGAAACTGATTCGGAGGCTGTTCTTTCGTTGCAGGATAGGATAAAGCGGCTAGAGCAACATGCAGTTAAAACGGTAGgattattatattgaattttgatcCATTCTGCCTCTTATAATCGCAGATTTTGACCTGTTGTTGCATTCCACTTTTTGGTCATCTCTTCATTAGTTTGTCCTCATTCATTTAAATAGTCGTTTGTAGTTTTAACAGCATATCCATAATTTTCATCTCTTTTATTGGCTTTGttgattaattccttaatttgtaTTGACATTATTGTAActgttatttttgttatagGAGGAAGAAATGTATTCACTGAAGAAAAAATTGAGTATAAATAAAGATCAGGCAGAGGTTGACATGCCCCCTAAAGAGAAGACATTAGCAGTAACACCGTCCCCTGGTAGCCCGCCTAAAACTCTATCATCATCTGTTCAACCGAAGTCTGAGTATCAGAGCAGTGCTAGTGTGGATTCTGTTCAAGTGAGGAAAACATCCTTAAATGGCGCACAGCAGATTGATAGACCAGTGTCTTTGGTTACCTCATCACAGAACACTACCATGTCCAAACCTGAGACCCCGAAGACTGCAACTCAAAAACCGACTGAAAAAGCCATGGCACATCCGATTCCTGTGATGTCAAGACCCTCCAGTGCTCCTCTAATTCCTGGTCCCAGGCCAACTGCTCC contains the following coding sequences:
- the LOC107422982 gene encoding TNF receptor-associated factor homolog 1a, yielding MAGIAGEESGAGRSMEGISGGQRCQSGEALAEWRSSEQVENGTPSTSPPYWDTDDDDDGGPKPSDLYGKYTWKIEKFSQINKRELRSNAFEVGGYKWYILIYPQGCDVCNHLSLFLCVANHDKLLPGWSHFAQFTIAVVNKDPKKSKYSDTLHRFWKKEHDWGWKKFMELSKVLDGFIDADTLIIKAQVQVIREKADRPFRCLDCQYRRELVRVYLTNVEQICRRFVEERRSKLGKLIEDKARWSSFCAFWLGIDQNSRRRMSREKTDSILKVVVKHFFIEKEVTSTLVMDSLYSGLKALEGQNKSKKGRVKLLDAAEEMPAPIVRVEKDTFVLVDDVLLLLERAAMEPLPPKDEKGPQNRTKEGNSGEDFNKDSIERDERRLTELGRRTVEIFVLAHIFSNKIEVAYQEAVALKRQEELIREEEAAWQAETEQKAKRGATEKEKKSKKKQAKQKRNNRKGKEKGREERPVVAVQDKLLEEDPGSDIKDSTIEEVEPVLEKSGMLEDVSDVSDSVDGVAEVLQPDSEDRDASPINWDTDTSEVHPPTEASSGISGPSSVLNGVSDKKSTSVMDDSSSTCSTDSVPSVVMNGPYKGNSLPNFKNQKPASRGKNQRGKATPDGNSWPTEMDNQPSVPTVEAAGVDVTGSGKSGETDSEAVLSLQDRIKRLEQHAVKTEEEMYSLKKKLSINKDQAEVDMPPKEKTLAVTPSPGSPPKTLSSSVQPKSEYQSSASVDSVQVRKTSLNGAQQIDRPVSLVTSSQNTTMSKPETPKTATQKPTEKAMAHPIPVMSRPSSAPLIPGPRPTAPVVSMVQTAPLLARSVSAAGRLGPDPSPATHSYVPQSYRNAIMGNHVASSSAGFPNANTSSSGVNQPPAYSTPPALVSSPMFLPQGSERMDPGTIKSGFPFGMMTRDGLHNGTHWMENSQREPGKSISYDTSTLLNDVQNLDIYKPLPSGSREHLSSEFSAGTSGRQIQGVSADEFPHLDIINDLLDDEYGIGKASRGGSVNHLNRQFSFPGELGGASDMGSTSSCRFERTRSYHDGGFQRSYSSSGSPYESVREYVPQGSPLPYVNGQIDGLIQNQWQMANSDLSLLGMRSPECDGYPYYNPEYSNLACSSNGYTVFRPSNGH